The Drosophila sulfurigaster albostrigata strain 15112-1811.04 chromosome 3, ASM2355843v2, whole genome shotgun sequence genomic sequence tgttttccaaaaataaaatttatagaaacttttttttttaatttttgccatAGATTTCCGTTACAACAATATCATCAACAACAGAAATGTAACAGTTTTAGTACAAATGTGTTAACAGTAGACACATTCTGTTAATAGCATAGCACGCGACTGTAACTCTTGTTATTGCCATTCACAGTAAAGCGCGGCAATTGCATTGccgcatttgttttgtttacaatcgaaataaacaaataaatataaattaaaatgaaaatcgcAATAGAAGGATGTGCGCATGGGGAGCTGGAACGCATCTACGATACCATCGAGGGCATCGAAAAGGAGCGCAACATCAAGGTCGatctgctgctctgctgcggTGACTTTCAATCGACGCGCAATCTTGCGGATTTGCAAACCATGGCTGTGCCCCGAAAGTACATGGATATGTGCACATTTTACAAGTAAGTTACTAAATTAATAGGCGGCATAACTCGACTATATCGTGTTCATTGCAGATATTACAGTGGAGAGCGCGTTGCGCCAATTCTCACCATCTTCATTGGCGGAAATCATGAGGCATCCAACTATCTTCAGGAGCTGCCCTATGGTGGCTGGGTTGCTCCCAATATTTATTACCTGGGTTATGCTGGTGTCGTGAATGTGAATGGCATTCGTATAGCAGGCATCAGTGGTATTTACAAGGGACACGACTTTCTGCGCGGTCATCACGAGTTTCCGCCGTACACGGAGAAAACATGTCGCAGTGTCTACCATGTGCGTCAACTGGAGGTGTTTCGCTTGCAACAGTTGTCAGGAAAGGTGGACATCTTTATGTCGCACGATTGGCCGCGTGGCATACACGAGTATGGCAACAAGGCACAACTGTTGAGATTTAAACCACATTTCGCCGAGGACATTGAGAAGGGGCAACTGGGAAGCCGCCCGCTGGAGGAATTGCTAAAGACACTGCAGCCAACCTATTGGTTTGCTGCTCATTTGCACTGCAAGTTTGCTGCTCTGGTGCAGCACACGAGAACTGCAGGTAAATCCTTGAATGAGGAGGAATCATCCTCAGATAGCAACAGCGATAGcgaagaggaggaagaggagaagCACTCAAagtcatcagcaacagcaccgGCTGCTCCTGTTGCAGTAACCAAATTCTTGGCGCTGGATAAATGCTTGCCAAAGCGTCGTTTTCTGCAAGTGCTCGACATGCCCACAAGCCAAGAAAGCGAAAAGCCAACTCTAGAGTACGACATCGAATGGTTGTCGATATTGCTCACCACAAATCATCTGACTTCTATCAAGGATAACAATTACTATTTGCCCGGCAAGAAGGCGGGCAGCATGGAAGAACGCTGCAACTTTACGCCAACTGTCGATGAATTGTCGCACATTCGCCACAAATTCAATAATCTTGAGGTGCCCAAGAACTTTTGTCGCACTGTCAACGCATTCGATGCCGATGAGCAACAGAATTATAAGCAAATGTTTGTTGATCAGCCGCAGGCACAATTGAATCCACAATGCAATGATTTCTGTGCTATGCTGGGGATCGATGATCCACTCTGCCTGGCCATGCTGGCAAATGGCAAGGAGTTACCGCAAACCAGGAGTTTGGAGGAGAGTACAGCTGAGCTAAACGTGCAGGAAACTAAAGACGAAGATGTGCCATTGGCTCCGACGcaaagaaaactaaatttaacacTGCCAGCACCAATTGCAGCGGAAGTTGATAAGAATGTCATTGAGCTGCCGGTGGAAGACGATGAGGATGCTACGTCACGTGTTTCGGATGTTGAACAAGATTTACAATTGTCGCCGTCGAAGAGGAAACTGAATTTAAAGTTGCCAGCGCCAACTGCTTCAGAAGTTGACAAAGATATCAGCGAAGTGCCAGCTGAAGTCGATGAGGAGTCAAATCCGCTTCCTACTAATGTTGCAGTGGATTCAACAATGAACGAACAAGATTTTCAATTGGCGCCGACGAAGCGGAAACTCAATTTAACGCTGCCAGAGCCAATTGCATCAAAAACTGATAATATTATCAGTGAAGTGCCTGTTAAAGTCACTGAAGAGAAGGTAGAGGAGCCAAGAGCAGAGTTACCTGCGACAACTAGTATAAAAAAGCTTAAGAGAAGAAATCAGAGCATTTATAAAGCTGATGATATGGAcgattaaacaaaaaactaacgACAATCTGAAGGTTAACTATAAATAGTAgttattgataataaaatggAAGCTTTCATTGAGTGAATGAATGTGCttttaaaaaaccaaaaaaggaggcaattttatttgaataacaCAGAAGATGCTTGACACGCGGCATGCgtgacaaaataaataaggaTTCAACTAGATAAAGTAAGTTGTAAGTAGTTTTAAGAGTTGCTGGCGGAATTGGCGGCAAATGCTTCGGCGGCACAAATGAATCCGCACTGCAGCACAGACTCGGGCGTATCGGCCAAATCACAGTAGTAGCTGGTTGGCGATGGGATGCACTGTAGCTGCACCTGACCATCGTCGTCGCACTTGGGCCGGTAGAAGCGACAGCGACGTGGTCCATATAACGGCATATTGGCATCGTATGGTGGACTTAGAATATCAAAGAATGCGGCAATGCCATTTCCGGCCTCTGTTATCTGATGATAGTTGCGTTTACGTGGCGTTAATACAGCACTTGTTGTCTCCGGCGTCACCATTGAGGGCTCCTCGGGCATCACCTTGACCAACGTGGGATTTATGTCGTAGCCCACCGGCTCATCTGGCTGTAATTTCTGCGAGTAGCTCTGGATGTGTACCTTGCCCCAGAGGCAACGTAGCAAGCCATACATCATGGGATGATCGTGCAGGGGAATCGAATTGTTGCCGCGTACAATGAACAGGCTCATGGAGAAGCGTTCGTCCTCGAAGATGTGCATGTAGGTGCAGGGTGCTCTTGGCTGCTGGCACCCAATGTCAACGTCAGCGTCATCGCGAAACAACTCCTCTCTGATGTGCAAGTCCCGGTAAGTTAATTGATCCGTTAGCTGCTTTAAATGCTGCAGATTCGCATTGAAGTTGGCAAGATTGGCTCGATCAAATGTCTTGAAGGCCTGGCGCAGCACGCTCATAAAATGGGACGTCATGGCCGAAAGCCTCGCGGCGCGTTATCAATAATGCAACGACTTTACACGACACTGACGTAAGGTTTATTTTTGATTGTCGATATGTGCAATTTCGCGAAAAACAGCAAATGCCGTCTAAATCAACCAGAAAGCGAATTgtagataaacaaaaaatcagCTGTTTGACGACAAGTGTTGGCAATTGCTAAAATACGTCGCgttaaatgaatatgaatttcaaaagcagttttcagttttgttgaTTGTTAAGAACTGAAATGATAACTAACTTTATAATGCAGTGAGATGTGGTGTTAATGCAAAGCTGCTTTGTTTCACTTCTACTGAAAATAAGACTGCGGCCAACTGCggcatttcaaaataaacaaaaacaatgaacagTGTTGCAAATCGCTTCAATTGAGAGACAAAATAATTATGCTAAATAAAAGccttttattttaacaaactaacatgtgttttggttttattttttaattataagttTTCGTATTTATTGAACTAAAAGCCCCTTTCCTTGGATTGTGTAGCATGTGTTAACAGCCACGACTTGTAGTCACGTTTCTTCATAGACATTTGCTTGTGCCGCGGATGCGTTGGACAGATGACATAACCACGCTCCTGACGCACGACAATTAAGCAGTCCTTGCAGCGCCGCTTTAGACGTCCTTTCACCTTGAATCCTGCCACTTGTTGCACCAGTGTATTTAGAGGCGAAAGCAACGGTACAACCTGATTATTTGATCCATTTAATTGCTGTTGATGGACAAGTGAATTTTGGGCCGGCGAAGATGTTCCAATGGTGGGACGCACCAGAGCATGGAAGCTCCTCGTGACACTTATTCCATTCCACAGCCGAACGCTGGACTGTAAAAGTTTGCTTGCGAACGACATCTGTAACGaacgtttttatttatatttttcaataacaatataatagaAACACACACCTCTGATTGTATGAGTGTTGCCAAACTATAAATGTTAAAAGCGTAGTGCTGCcaccaattttattttacttacaCTAGTCAAcacttaaaattcaaatagcatgagatataaaatgaaaatatacagTGGCGAGCACAtccttatatatatttatcactTCTGACCTGTATTCATTAATCgacttaattttttaatggaacaaataaatatttttatatatttttatttaaaaaagtcaaGCTTTCAACTTTTGCATGATtgttttttaacactttttttaaattcaaacttGATAAATTGAGGAATCCCGAAGATTTCTATCTTATTGTTGTGTTACATTGCTCTTTAGTTACTGAAGGTGGATCAAATCTATtcatatttatcatattttgtGCAAGCAGTACTCTTAATTTCGATAAAATGAGAAAGATTCCTTACATGGTGTAATAGCGGCCCATTGGTGAAATCGATGGCAAGAAACAATATCTTGATACTTTGGAGACGCAATCTACCAGATTTCGttgacaaataaaaaatttaaacaacttaTGTGTCTGCCACAGTATATATGTagaattttatacaaataaaaatcatttgtttaaGTTGAGAATGACATTAAGTTGGAACATTCAAAGTATATTAGTCAATACTAATTACTTCATTAGGCTGACTGTCATTTAGTTTCGTGCGCTTGCTTTTAGTAGGACCCACATCTTCCTCATCCGATGAGTCAAGTATTTCGGTTATATTTTCATCATCTGTCAGATTGTCTGGCTTCCGTTTAATTGCTACCTTTGGTGGGCTTTTGACGGTAAGCTGTTCTGTTTTCGTGTTTACAATCTCCTGAACATCATCATCTTCTTCAATGACGAgacaatcatcatcatcgtcctcAACTTCAGGCAATCGAGTGCGCTTTGAGGTCGATGGACCATCATCAGCAATATCACTACCATTCGCCGGACGCTTGCGGGAGGTGGAACTCTGTTCCTCGCTATCTTCCTTCGGTTTCTCTTCTTGCTTGGGCTGTAATTGACTTTTATCGGCGATTACCTCGAACAGCACATCATCACGTTCAGCATCGAAGTGCGATATGATAATGCTAAGCTCATAGCTTTGGAAGAAATCATCGCACTTGAGAATCACACCATCTACAATGTTCATCTCCGAGAGCAGCTTCTGTTCATTGCATTCGGTTTCACCCTCCTCCGAAGAGATGACAATGGAGCCGGTGGCCTCGACTGTGACATCCGGATTGACCATATTCAGAGTTTTAATGAGAACATCATCGCGAAAAGCTTTAACTTGAATGCGCTTGGTGTCGATGCGCAATGTAATTGCCGGATCACTGGCACACACATAACAATTGGGATTTGGTGGCGGAAAGAATGTATCTGCCACAAGGAACTGCTGGCGTCCATTGAGACGTAGACGAGCATAGACAGCCTTGCATTGCTCCCACTTGGACTGCAACACACTGAATGCGCGCATCACGGAAATGCCAGCGGTTATGGCATTTGTGGTCGCAATAGCTGGAATGATGTTGCCAGccattgatttgatttcgaaGCGTGATTTGCGCTCTATATCAAAAATATGGGAACGCACATTGGCACAGGCAGCCACAAAATCCATGGCAGGCTGATCATCCTTATCCCATACAAGGGTATCACTGCCTTCTAGCTTCAGGAAAGCAGCGCTCAACTCTTTGATAGCATTGGCAAACACATGGGCGCATTCCTCCACGGTCCAAACTTTATGATGCTGACGCGCGAACTCTGGAGCTTCTGCTGTCTTGGTGCCGTCGGGCAACAACGTATCCCATTGAACGGGCACAGGCGCCTTGCGAGACTTCCAGAGATTCGACATGCGCAACAAGTAGTTGATGTCCTCGTTGAAGAACTTGTTGAACAATTTGCCAGCATCATAGTTACAGTCCTTCGCCCATTGGCGTGTATTGATGCGCACCACATTGCCATTGTTTTTTGGCTCGCCTTCAGATTCAGCTTCAGTTGATTTCTCTTGCTCCTTATCATTTTCTTTATCCTCCATGGCAACATCACCAGCGCCAtcagctgcttttgcttctgctgttaCACTTTCATTTTGTGCTTCCGGATCAGCAGAGTCTGGCGAAATATCCTCATCCTCAACAGATTCTCCAAAGAGTTGACTGCAAAAGAATTgatgaattatttattcttaaaatgttaattttactACAGCTTACTTGAACAAATGCTTGGCCCAGACAATGCAATGAATGGGCTCCGATGGTGTGTTCCTTATGGTGCAGCCGGGAAAACTGCGTTGCTTCTCCTTTGGTGTGCATTCGTAGCATTGCGTCAAGCCGCGCTTAATCAGCTCCACTTGACCATTGTAGCCAGAGGTGCCACTTTCGATTAGCGGTACATCGGCATTCAAACACATGCGGTTCACATGGTTGCGAGCTGCTCGGTTATCTAAGGCGCTGAGGACCACATCAAATTTCTTGAAGAAGTTGACACCATAATCAGTTCTGCAAATAAAACCAATCGTTAATCAATCTCAATTGCACGGATCAACACCGATCACTTACGATGTAACGCTATCGTGGTATGCCGTTATATTCGCATCAGGATTGAAGCTGAGTGCACTTTCGCGTGCTACGCGTGCTTTTGACTTGCCCACATGCTCACGATGGAACAGGAACTGCCGATTCAAATTGCTTAGATCGATGGTATCCAAATCGAtctaaaagtattttaattagttgcaCTTTTAATTTACACTATGGCGGCTAATTCTTTTacttacaatttcaatttgcgtgAAGCCGCTGAGGACAAGATTTTTAAGCACCTCGCAGCCGATGCCACCGGCGCCAACAACCAACACTTTGGACTTCTTAACTAATTCCTGCAATGTTGCGGGCAAAACGCCATCAATTGATGAGGCcattatttgattattattatgatgctTCCACAGTCGTGCtgatagaaaataaattcgcAAATGACGCTCGCCGGCTTTCTTCAATGTGTATGTATAGCTATTACTCCAGCCCTGGAATATAAATGGATCAGCTGGGTGTGTGCGTATGTAACCCTTGGGATAAGCAGTTTGACGTTTCACAACAcatatttttaagcattttctgtatttgtcacacacagccacacaatttcaattgattgtattttttgtagcttcatgtgtgtgtattgttgtGTTGAAGCGAAAAGCGgacgttttattttttaggtgCTTGTTTTTGTGCAGCACGACACCTACTGCGCTAAATctgttaatttgaaaaaacatattaaaatcatttgaagaatttattcaaaacacacacactacaaaCATGGCAGAGGTGCGACGTAGGAAGACGGACAACGAGGCtgacgatgctgctgctgctgttgccgcgaGTAGTGCAGCTGATTCTTCGGATCATGTAAGTTTGTTTCCTTTTCCCTGTCCAGGAAATTAAGAGAAAATGCAACTTCACTTCTTTGGCATAAATATGGAATGCATCCTTATTTGCTGCGCATTCCcaatttgcaataattgaAGCGCAAAATCAGGcaaaatttatgtatgtatacccacacaacaagaaatttaatacatacatacacaaacacatacgtgtatgtttctgtgtgtgcagtgtttttgttattttctgaCGCAAAAGCAGGTGGTAAGAGAGCGCCATCTAGCGAGAGAgcaacgagagagagagagagactgaggaCACTAACGGTGAAAAAccaataacaaatatactgtgtactctcacacacacacacacttgcttaCTCTCTCCCATAGTTACAAGAATAATAGGCAAATCCAATTAAGTGACCATTACGGAAGCGGTGGGACGCTTCCAACCCCCCATCTGTTACTCACCCCCAGCGAATTAGCTCGACACCGTGCATTCTGTAAGAGACACGCTTGTCTTTTGGTTGCGCGCCGTGTCtttatgataatgataatgatgacgGTGATAATGCTCAAAAGCCGCACTATGTTTCAGCTAGCTAGCGTCTTTCACTTTCTTATCAAGACCTTGCTAATATGTTGTCACCCAAACAAAACACGCCACCTTCCAACAGCCAACCACGCCAACTTGGATAAATAAATTACCCAAATGTTTTGTACTGATTATATGTTctacacatgtacatatgtacatgtgtacATATTCAACCGGAATATTGGACTTTGATATTTTGTTCGAAAATGACTTAGTCTGTtctttttgtgatttattttataggtTGATTCGGAGGAGGAGAAAATACCTGAGGAGAAATTCGTTGAGGAGTTGGCTAAGAATTTGCCCCAAGGTACAGATAAAACACCAGAACTTTTGGACTCTGCTCTGAAGGATTTGCCCGATCGGTATgtgatatatatttgtttatttatccaaaaattccaaaattattTCAAGACAGCCACCAGCTGTCTAAAGTATATGTACCGTAACACTTAAAGGTCaaaatttccaatttaaattattgcaaaactAATGACtgtgaaaattaaatgtgtgtgaaaaCATTTAATCGACATATggtattcaatttgtttatatatattacactATTTTCTTTTAGATGGAAAAATTGGGTCATACGCGGTATATTCACATGGATCATGATCTGTGGGTTCGCATTAATCATCTATGGTGGACCATTAGCCTTGATGATTACGGTGCGTTTCATTTGAATTGTTCATTTATTAGAGGTTAATAACTATATTAACTAGTTACTTATCTAAATGCATTTATAGACGCTGTTGGTGCAAGTGAAGTGCTTTCAGGAAATTATCTCAATTGGTTATCAAGTGTATCGTATACACGGTTTGCCCTGGTTTCGTAGTCTCTCCTGGTATTTCTTGCTCACTTCCAACTATTTCTTCTATGGCGAGAATCTAGTCGATTACTTTGGGGTCGTAATCAATCGTGTGGTAAGTGTCTATACACCACAATTGTCATTGTAATACTTGCATACTTATAATTATGTATTGCTTTCGCAGGAATATCTTAAGTTCTTGGTGACCTATCACCGCTTCCTCTCATTTGCCCTGTATATCGTTGGCTTCGTTTGGTTCGTGCTCTCGCTGGTCAAGAAATACTATATCAAACAGTTCAGCCTATTCGCCTGGACGCACGTCTCGCTGCTGATTGTCGTCACACAGAGCTATCTAATTATACAGAACATATTCGAGGGACTTATTTGGTTTATAGTGCCCGTATCGATGATTGTTTGCAATGATGTCATGGCGTATGTGTTTGGTTTCTTCTTTGGACGCACACCCCTCATAAAGCTCAGCCCGAAGAAGACGTGGGAGGGCTTTATTGGTGGTGGTTTTGCCACGGTACTATTTGGCATATTGTTCTCATACGTCTTGTGCAATTACCAATATTTCATCTGTCCCATACAATATTCGGAGGAACTGGGTCGCATGACCATGTCCTGTGTTCCCAGCTATCTGTTTACGCCACAGGAATACAGTCTTAAATTGGTAAGTCTATATGCACTGCAATTAGgcacaatttaataataatctaatCAAATGGAAATTGCAGTTTGGCATTGGAAAAACCTTGAACATTTATCCATTCATTTGGCACTCGATTTCGTTGAGTCTGTTCAGTTCAATAATTGGACCTTTCGGCGGCTTCTTTGCGTCCGGATTTAAGCGTGCTTTCAAGATCAAGGTAAGAACATTTTGTcaatcttttattatttcaattattaacatttttgttctACATAGGACTTTGGCGATATGATTCCTGGACATGGCGGTATCATGGATCGCTTCGACTGTCAGTTCCTCATGGCCACGTTCGTAAATGTTTACATTTCGAGTTTTATTAGAACTCCTTCACCAGCTAAACTCTTGACACAGGTTTGTGAATATCTaagaaagttaaaaataacttttgaaatgtaattattttcattactcTTCCAGATTTATAATCTTAAACCGGATCAACAATACCAAATCTATCAGTCCTTGAAGGATTCTCTGGGCGATATGCTAAACTAAATAtttcgacaacaacaattgtttgcTTTAGTCGTAcgtctatataaatattcattataaaaATGGAAgattctatatatacatatatatatatatatatatatatgatgaTCGGTATAAGAAAATGCAGCAAAAACCTCTCGAATGCTGTTAGTCTCCTTAAAAAAAAGCGATTCGCTTGAATCCAATCAAAACACGCGCGgatagttttaattttgagcataatttttgttatgtttttagtTATAGTttagaattttgttgttgttacaattttaagttatttcagttacgattattattatgattattataattatgatcAATATGGCATTATATAGTGCAATTGTAATCCCCTTATCGGAGATTTGCTATTAAGCGATtccattaattttaatgacatGCGATTGCGTTATGAGATTGACTTTTTACCAAATCGAATTAAACACtggaaaaatgaaagcaaacgaaatgcgaacaaaaacaaaaaaaaattcaaacaacCAGTTAAGCGATCCTATAAATTTGATGTTTTGTGTGTCTCCATATGTACTATGTGTGAAATGACATCCCTGCACGAGTCTGTATAAAACTActtatgcatatatgtatgtgtactaTTTTACCAACTATTAGTTTAGAAAAGGGAAGAAGAATGTCCTTCAATCGAGGcaaatttagtttagtttgtgAAATGTTCCCTAGTTAATGTCTAACTTGTAGTCTAAAAGTTGGATGCGCATTTTGTTGTATCTAATCAATACGTAATATTGAGTATCAaatgatttcatattttaccAGTTCATGTCTAGTGCAATATACATAATACCATTTAaaacattgttttttatttcaattcatgattttttttaaattcttaatttattgaattgtataATCTTagcatttatatatgttttggTTAATGATATACGGttaacaagaaagaaaaaaaaaacaatttcttacACTTACTCAATTGAATTCAGATCCAGCAAACTGTTTAATATATAAGGCAAGTCTCTATTGATGttataaaacgaaaacaatattaaagTGAATGTAAGTTAATgagaaacaaaaactattGGTGATGGATCAAactcaaaaaagaaataattccatttgtatttaaagcttttatttcgatagatataatatatatctaCAATATCATTTGGAGGAAGGCCCATCGCTTATTTCAATAGGCTTCACTAGGATCTTGCTGATCAGTGAACGGTTTAGATCTTCAACATCGGTTTTCTTCAGATTAAAGTAAATCTGCCGATGGCGCGCATCATCCAGTAAATGTCGCCACATATCCACAGCCtataataatgcaaaatattttaactattCGTATATACATTGGATTGTTCAATACAAGTATACCTTCAAATCATCGAAATTACCACAGATGATGAGGCAACGACGAGGTCTCGTAATGGCCACGTTTAATCGTTGATAATTAGTGAGGAAGCCAACTCCACGAGTGCGTGCATTCGATATAATGATGACATCTCGCTCCTGTCCTTGATATGCATCTACCGTATTTGGTACGATCATCATTTCTCTGGGTATCACACTGCTAAGCACAGAGCACTGATTGCTGTACGGCGTTATTAAGCCGTATTTGTAACGCGTTGTCGGCATATGTTTCTTCAACTC encodes the following:
- the LOC133846092 gene encoding lariat debranching enzyme is translated as MKIAIEGCAHGELERIYDTIEGIEKERNIKVDLLLCCGDFQSTRNLADLQTMAVPRKYMDMCTFYKYYSGERVAPILTIFIGGNHEASNYLQELPYGGWVAPNIYYLGYAGVVNVNGIRIAGISGIYKGHDFLRGHHEFPPYTEKTCRSVYHVRQLEVFRLQQLSGKVDIFMSHDWPRGIHEYGNKAQLLRFKPHFAEDIEKGQLGSRPLEELLKTLQPTYWFAAHLHCKFAALVQHTRTAGKSLNEEESSSDSNSDSEEEEEEKHSKSSATAPAAPVAVTKFLALDKCLPKRRFLQVLDMPTSQESEKPTLEYDIEWLSILLTTNHLTSIKDNNYYLPGKKAGSMEERCNFTPTVDELSHIRHKFNNLEVPKNFCRTVNAFDADEQQNYKQMFVDQPQAQLNPQCNDFCAMLGIDDPLCLAMLANGKELPQTRSLEESTAELNVQETKDEDVPLAPTQRKLNLTLPAPIAAEVDKNVIELPVEDDEDATSRVSDVEQDLQLSPSKRKLNLKLPAPTASEVDKDISEVPAEVDEESNPLPTNVAVDSTMNEQDFQLAPTKRKLNLTLPEPIASKTDNIISEVPVKVTEEKVEEPRAELPATTSIKKLKRRNQSIYKADDMDD
- the LOC133846094 gene encoding 2-aminoethanethiol dioxygenase, translated to MTSHFMSVLRQAFKTFDRANLANFNANLQHLKQLTDQLTYRDLHIREELFRDDADVDIGCQQPRAPCTYMHIFEDERFSMSLFIVRGNNSIPLHDHPMMYGLLRCLWGKVHIQSYSQKLQPDEPVGYDINPTLVKVMPEEPSMVTPETTSAVLTPRKRNYHQITEAGNGIAAFFDILSPPYDANMPLYGPRRCRFYRPKCDDDGQVQLQCIPSPTSYYCDLADTPESVLQCGFICAAEAFAANSASNS
- the LOC133846095 gene encoding uncharacterized protein LOC133846095; its protein translation is MSFASKLLQSSVRLWNGISVTRSFHALVRPTIGTSSPAQNSLVHQQQLNGSNNQVVPLLSPLNTLVQQVAGFKVKGRLKRRCKDCLIVVRQERGYVICPTHPRHKQMSMKKRDYKSWLLTHATQSKERGF
- the LOC133846091 gene encoding SUMO-activating enzyme subunit 2 produces the protein MASSIDGVLPATLQELVKKSKVLVVGAGGIGCEVLKNLVLSGFTQIEIIDLDTIDLSNLNRQFLFHREHVGKSKARVARESALSFNPDANITAYHDSVTSTDYGVNFFKKFDVVLSALDNRAARNHVNRMCLNADVPLIESGTSGYNGQVELIKRGLTQCYECTPKEKQRSFPGCTIRNTPSEPIHCIVWAKHLFNQLFGESVEDEDISPDSADPEAQNESVTAEAKAADGAGDVAMEDKENDKEQEKSTEAESEGEPKNNGNVVRINTRQWAKDCNYDAGKLFNKFFNEDINYLLRMSNLWKSRKAPVPVQWDTLLPDGTKTAEAPEFARQHHKVWTVEECAHVFANAIKELSAAFLKLEGSDTLVWDKDDQPAMDFVAACANVRSHIFDIERKSRFEIKSMAGNIIPAIATTNAITAGISVMRAFSVLQSKWEQCKAVYARLRLNGRQQFLVADTFFPPPNPNCYVCASDPAITLRIDTKRIQVKAFRDDVLIKTLNMVNPDVTVEATGSIVISSEEGETECNEQKLLSEMNIVDGVILKCDDFFQSYELSIIISHFDAERDDVLFEVIADKSQLQPKQEEKPKEDSEEQSSTSRKRPANGSDIADDGPSTSKRTRLPEVEDDDDDCLVIEEDDDVQEIVNTKTEQLTVKSPPKVAIKRKPDNLTDDENITEILDSSDEEDVGPTKSKRTKLNDSQPNEVISID
- the LOC133846093 gene encoding phosphatidate cytidylyltransferase, photoreceptor-specific, yielding MAEVRRRKTDNEADDAAAAVAASSAADSSDHVDSEEEKIPEEKFVEELAKNLPQGTDKTPELLDSALKDLPDRWKNWVIRGIFTWIMICGFALIIYGGPLALMITTLLVQVKCFQEIISIGYQVYRIHGLPWFRSLSWYFLLTSNYFFYGENLVDYFGVVINRVEYLKFLVTYHRFLSFALYIVGFVWFVLSLVKKYYIKQFSLFAWTHVSLLIVVTQSYLIIQNIFEGLIWFIVPVSMIVCNDVMAYVFGFFFGRTPLIKLSPKKTWEGFIGGGFATVLFGILFSYVLCNYQYFICPIQYSEELGRMTMSCVPSYLFTPQEYSLKLFGIGKTLNIYPFIWHSISLSLFSSIIGPFGGFFASGFKRAFKIKDFGDMIPGHGGIMDRFDCQFLMATFVNVYISSFIRTPSPAKLLTQIYNLKPDQQYQIYQSLKDSLGDMLN